AATCTAATTATTCTTGCAGTAGATTGTCTTCTCGCAAACGATAAATTATAAGATCCAAAATATCCTTTGATGAGGCCTGATCCCTCCcgtatatataaaacaaatttatacataacttaaaattaatgttCAGAATGCACTTACtttattataaaactataaatatgaaATGGTAAAGCAAAAGTGCAAAACCTTTGGGTTTGAGACTAACTTAgagtttaattattaacaaaaaaaacttagtgtttaatttttctttaaattatatctaaacggaataaaagttacaaaaattatattattgacaGTGGCAGACAGAGACAGACAACAGCTAGATTTACAAATTGGAACATTAATTAAATACGTAAATTACGTGTTTCTTATAGTACTTGTTTTTtaggaaagaaaatgataaaaaaaaaagaacaatgatgtattttttatgattttaattaataggCATACATtgctaatatatataaaaaattatatcattaaataaatataaaaagtatatgatttttaaaatattatataaaagtaaacaaacttattaaatgtattttaaactattattataatatttatttatctgaatgaagaaactaaaaaaataaatttatatttatagaagtatttttttaagttttaaaaagttatttgtTCCCTCATTGACTGGACTATTTGTAACGGAGAATGGAGAATCGTGaataaggaaaagaaggataaaagagaaagagagagagagtatccGCCGTTTTGGAAACGGGCTTTTGAGTTTGTTGACTTGGCAAAGGCAAAGGCAGCGGTtgtaataaatatgaataaatagcGTTTGGTGATGTTCATAAGACGTGTCTCTGTCTTTCTTCTCGGTGAAGTCAAGGTTGTTCTGTTCTTCTACgcagacacacacacaaacacataaCATAACGCCcctccttctcttcttctttccctTCAAATTCTATTTCTTCATCCATTTTGTGCTCCAAACAGCACAAACATTACAATCACACCGGTGTTCTTCGCTTTCTACTCTTCTAAAAGgtgggaattttttttctttcatagcgCCAATTCTTCTTTCTGGGTTTTCGTTTCTccgtttttgttttgttgcttTTCGTCTGTTATCCTTTTCcgtttttattaaatatgcGTGGATGAGTGttgataaattgattttaaatgaatttaattttataaaattaattttaaagtgatatgttttatgtttagatattttattataaaattaaattaggattaaaatttaatataatttttttgaacctAATGTAGTCAAAGTTGCTATaacttagaattaattttggatttaaaattaattataaattcttcattaacataaaattaaacatataaaaatatatcttaaatCAATTTTGTCCTTAGAACAATTCTCCAAATATCAAACCAATAACTCACTAAAATAGTGAGATTTTTACAAAGTCCCTGCGactatctatttatttatttaaaacccAGAATTCTCTTTAATCAGTTTGGTTTTTCGCTTGCTTATTACTTTCTGGGACTAAttgaaagttgttgtttttttctttctgggaTATGTTTAAGGTGGTTATGCATGCTTGTTTTTTGTTTGACCGGTTACCTTTTTAGGGTTTACACTTAACGGTTAAAGATATAAATAGtagaaataagaaattttatactTTCTGGCTTTCCGAAATTTGAGACTAATAGAATGTAACCGTAAACCTTTCtggtttctttgttttttatcgTTTTTTGGAAGTGAAATTTGGTTTCACCACATTTATTTATTGGGGATAATATAATGTGCCACTGTTGGTTTTGATTTGTGGGGATggttagtgattttttttcttctgaagtTTAATTCATTTGTTGGTGTTTCTGTTTGCACTTTGACTAATTTGCATGTAACTAATTTGGTGTTCTGTCATGCAACAGCAGATTAATAGGAATGTGTGTCCTTTATTTGTACATATTTGTTAAATGCCCATGTGAACGGAAAAAAACCTTAGCCGATAGTGGCTACTTTTCTTATTATTCCCTTTGTGCTCCAGCCTgagtatttttcttctctttgattttattttataatgttgcTGCGAAGTTACTGACAAATAGCATATTAGTTCATCTCTAAATTCTATTTCCTTGTCCTTGTCTATAGTTTTCTAATGGTGCTATTTATGTTTGTGTTCCTAGTGCTTTATTTGTtttgcaaaattaaaatgactatTTAGTTATACGATTAAagggaaaaaagatgaaaaaattctGTCAATTTATGAATTGCTTTCGATACTCTCATCATTTGAAAATCTGAACAGTTATAACGATCAATGTTTTGTCCCAAAAAGCAAATGATCATTGATCAAAAGTTGAGTTTATCAGAAATGCCGAAAAGGTGATTCCACAGTGTGAGAACTTCAAAGTTCTCCTAGAAGTATGTGCAATAAAAATGGCTGCTATCTGATCCACTTAAGGCAATTGTATATACACTAGCATGAGATAACAACCTAAATACATTTGCATAGGTGGTTGATtggttcttttcttttgtttatgtCTGTTGTTGTTTATCCTCAGGGAAAGTGTGCCTAGTCTTATTTATACTTCTTTCAGTGACTTAACAGCTCATATTGAAACTTACCTACAGAATAGAGGATCATGGGTTGCTTTGGCTTCTGCAAAGGAGATGATAGTGTCACAGTTGCTGACAGAGGACCTTTCATGCAAAGCACTCCTACTGGTAATCTGCTATTTCCAGTCTTTTTTCgttctttaaaattttttgttttacaattgcatcttatatttaattttatacaagTCATTGTCGTGATTTGAAACGCAAGGTTCATGCTTTGTGTCTACAGTCTGtacaaattcctatacaacaaCAATATGATCTTGCTGTCATTGACATTTCAcacatttcttatattttttttgtgccaTTCTCAAGTGACCACCTTCTAAATTGAGATGTTCTGAAAATGGCCTGTCCAAAGTCTACATTTAGTGCTCCACTCAGTCTGTAGTTTAAGTGATTGtattaattgtatatttatacTTCTGTTAGCACTTCATAAGTCTGGAATTTTGTTAATACAATGCAGGGAACCCCAGTTATCATGGAAGACACGCAGCAGTAACTGCTCCTCGGACTATAAATGTTCAACCTATTGCTGTCCCTTCAATTACAGTAGATGAGTTGAAGCCTTTGACAGATAATTTTGGCTCAAAATGTTTCATTGGTGAGGGTGCATATGGGAAAGTATATCAAGCCACATTGAAAAATGGGCGTGCAGTGGTAATCAAAAAGTTAGATTCCAGTAATCAGCCAGAGCATGAATTTCTTTCTCAGGTTTGGCTCAATTGTAGTTGTAAACTTTTAATGATAAGATTGTAAAAGGGAATATGTTTCTATTCAGTACTTCTGATTCCCATCTTGTATAGGTCTCCATCGTATCAAGGCTAAAGCATGAAAACGTTGTTGAGCTTGTTAACTATTGTGTTGATGGTCCTTTCCGTGCCCTTGCCTATGAGTATGCTCCTAAAGGATCCCTTCATGATATTCTACATGGTTAGTCCTAACTAGTACTGTATTATCTCTCTTTTTCTGCACACAGATATATTCAAACTTACttttattaatgtaattttaagatTAATGCTGGCTGATTTTCTAAAGAAACTTGTAACTGGTTTAGCCTGTGAGATTGAAAGCATGCCATCCTCCTTGGAAATGAAACTTAACAGCTTTGAAATTATACCATCAATCAGATGTTTTTATGCATATGTTCACCCACTAATCTTTTAATCTTTACTGATTGGATGAAAACAGCATGAAAAGCTCTTCAAGTTCTTTTGCCCATAGCATTGAAGCTGCTCTGTACGCACACATCccattaatttcttcattatgatatgcaattttattataattgtgGATACAGGACGCAAAGGTGTCAAGGGTGCACAACCTGGTCCAGTTCTCTCATGGGCTCAGAGAGTTAAAATTGCTGTTGGAGCAGCCAGGGGACTTGAATATCTTCATGAAAAGGCAGAGATTCATATCATCCATCGTTACATTAAGTCTAGTAACATActtctttttgatgatgacgtTGCGAAGATTGCTGATTTTGATTTGTCAAATCAAGCCCCTGATGCAGCAGCACGTCTTCATTCTACCCGTGTTCTTGGGACCTTTGGTTACCATGCTCCAGAGTAAGTTATTCCTGGAAGCCTAATATACTTGTTTGATCCTTTTTCTCAGTGCATGCTTGTTTTTTCACATACAGAAGACTTTTAAATAGAAGAATTTCTGCCTTAGTTGAAAGATGGAAAATTGGAACAaaagaatatgaaaattataGTTGAGTAAACATGAAACTGATTAATTGTAAATTAGTAATATCTTTGGACAGTGTTGTACTGAACTTCAATCCACTTTACAGCCAATTATAAAGTTGGCTCATTGTCTCTCTTTACATAAGTTGTGGCTTTTTAGAACTTATTGggcttgatttttttatgacagATATGCAATGACTGGACAACTCACTTCAAAAAGTGATGTTTATAGCTTTGGAGTTATATTACTGGAACTCTTAACTGGACGTAAACCGGTTGATCATACACTACCCAGAGGACAGCAAAGCCTTGTGACTTGGGTACCAATATTTACTTGTTGCTGTTctgttgataattatttttgtgttttcttccccTTTCAATTTTTTGATTTTACACATTCTGATTTTGTTCATTGGATTTTATCAGGCAACACCAAAGCTTAGTGAAGATAAGGTGAAGCAGTGTGTTGATGTTAGACTAAAGGGAGAGTACCCTTCAAAGTCAGTTGCAAAGGTAATTAGGCTATATTCTGGAAATGGAATATATATTGTCTTTAGTTCCAACAATGATATTCCAAAACACTTGCTTTTGTACATTTTGCTTGCAAACTTTCGATTCTATTCTTAAtaagctttaaaaaaaatgtgctaTATGTTATTttgaccttttttatttttccttgccaactac
This region of Glycine max cultivar Williams 82 chromosome 7, Glycine_max_v4.0, whole genome shotgun sequence genomic DNA includes:
- the PTI1A gene encoding Pti1 kinase-like protein yields the protein MGCFGFCKGDDSVTVADRGPFMQSTPTGNPSYHGRHAAVTAPRTINVQPIAVPSITVDELKPLTDNFGSKCFIGEGAYGKVYQATLKNGRAVVIKKLDSSNQPEHEFLSQVSIVSRLKHENVVELVNYCVDGPFRALAYEYAPKGSLHDILHGRKGVKGAQPGPVLSWAQRVKIAVGAARGLEYLHEKAEIHIIHRYIKSSNILLFDDDVAKIADFDLSNQAPDAAARLHSTRVLGTFGYHAPEYAMTGQLTSKSDVYSFGVILLELLTGRKPVDHTLPRGQQSLVTWATPKLSEDKVKQCVDVRLKGEYPSKSVAKMAAVAALCVQYEAEFRPNMSIIVKALQPLLNTRSSHSKESSNM